The following coding sequences lie in one Capsicum annuum cultivar UCD-10X-F1 chromosome 5, UCD10Xv1.1, whole genome shotgun sequence genomic window:
- the LOC107877111 gene encoding ankyrin repeat-containing protein At5g02620-like isoform X2: MDPTLYNAAMRGNIVDTNFLLADHLKRDEENGYQVTPKGNTVLHVAALYGHSHFAAEVLKVTPAMLRCQNKKNETALHIAANEGHTEVVRVLLACIEGHKKLTRMTDASGDTALHRAVRSQHLDVVKLLVKEDSEFEFPPNHAQETPLYLAAESGFHDALITILKSCKKSTCAAGPSNRTPLHAAVIQKHRDCIRSLWRWNKPLCEELDLWGWNSLHYAVKLGLEDVVSAMLGWKKSLVYLPAGSENDWTTAIHIAASEGDVNMINKLLNHCPDCRDMLNRNNQNALHVAVLNNQDKVVCSLLDSDKCDSLVDEPDSDGNTPLHLLAASGNHVPELINHPRAKKMSFNKQNQTPLDIALSCPKKEKLMEDLCSIGQFGKRDFEVKRKYEYMPNPNAETGAGGKIQLWEDDQEKAKKKDQAYVETIMKSAQMHIVMATLIMTVTFAAGITFVGDTGVTGLRPFTRSQSRELQRLQGGFMKMDAVELIANSPKGVYVLTCGS; the protein is encoded by the exons ATGGATCCGACCCTGTATAATGCTGCGATGAGAGGCAATATCGTAGATACCAATTTTCTACTTGCTGATCATCTGAAAAGGGATGAAGAAAATGGCTACCAAGTCACTCCGAAGGGCAACACGGTCCTCCATGTCGCAGCCCTCTATGGCCATTCCCATTTCGCGGCAGAAGTCCTTAAGGTTACTCCGGCAATGTTACGctgtcaaaacaagaaaaatgaaaccGCTCTTCACATAGCAGCCAATGAAGGGCACACTGAAGTAGTACGTGTGCTACTTGCATGTATAGAAGGTCATAAGAAACTCACGAGGATGACAGATGCTAGTGGAGATACAGCCCTGCACAGGGCCGTGCGGAGCCAACATCTAGATGTGGTTAAGCTCTTGGTGAAAGAAGATTCTGAATTCGAATTTCCGCCTAACCATGCGCAAGAGACGCCACTGTATCTGGCGGCTGAATCTGGTTTTCATGATGCTTTGATTACCATCTTGAAATCCTGCAAGAAATCAACTTGTGCTGCAGGTCCATCTAATAGAACGCCGCTGCATGCAGCAGTAATTCAGAAACATAGAG ATTGCATTAGATCACTATGGCGTTGGAATAAGCCTTTATGCGAAGAACTTGACTTATGGGGTTGGAATTCACTTCACTATGCTGTTAAATTAGGATTGGAAGACGTAGTTTCTGCTATGCTGGGGTGGAAAAAATCCTTAGTGTACCTTCCGGCAGGCAGTGAAAATGACTGGACAACAGCAATTCACATTGCAGCCAGTGAAGGTGATGTAAACATGATAAATAAGCTATTAAATCACTGCCCTGATTGTCGTGATATGCTTAACAGAAACAATCAAAATGCTCTTCATGTTGCCGTATTGAACAATCAAGACAAGGTAGTCTGCTCCTTATTAGACTCTGATAAGTGCGACAGCCTTGTTGATGAACCAGATAGTGACGGAAACACTCCTCTCCATTTGCTTGCTGCCTCCGGTAACCATGTGCCTGAATTAATAAACCATCCTAGAGCAAAGAAGATGTCATTTAACAAACAAAACCAGACTCCACTTGATATAGCATTATCGTGCCCAAAGAAG gagaaattgATGGAGGATTTGTGTAGCATTGGCCAATTTGGAAAACGCGACTTTGAGGTAAAGAGGAAGTACGAGTACATGCCCAATCCAAATGCTGAAACGGGAGCAGGAGGCAAAATTCAACTGTGGGAAGATGATCAAGAAAAAGCTAAAAAGAAAGATCAAGCGTATGTCGAAACTATTATGAAATCAGCTCAAATGCATATTGTTATGGCCACTTTGATAATGACAGTCACTTTCGCCGCTGGTATCACATTTGTAGGTGATACGGGTGTCACGGGCTTGAGACCATTTACTAGAAGTCAATCTCGGGAACTACAAAGGCTTCAAGGCGggtttatgaaaatggacgcgGTTGAGCTTATTGCGAACTCACCCAAGGGGGTGTACGTCTTGACATGTGGCAGCTGA
- the LOC107871305 gene encoding E3 ubiquitin-protein ligase mib1 isoform X1: MGANESHYCFGLGDMKAKIRKHQNPFLVIKVSTRSLSTLRFIKNLISFSYIIMFHQRNQRTHRIIMDPTLYNAAMRGNIGDANFLLADHLKRDEENGYQVTPKGNTVLHVAALYGHSNFAREVLKITPALLCCENKKNETALHIAANEGHTEVVRVLLACVEDHNTKEKLTRMTDASGDTVLHKAVRSQHRDVVKLLVKEDSEFEFPPNHAQETPLYLAAESGFHDALIIILESCKKLTYAAGPSNRTPLHAAVIQEHKDCIRSLWRWNKPLCEEPDLWGWNSLHYAVKLGLEDLVSDMLGWKKSLVYLPAAAKMTGRQQFTLQLVKVM, from the exons ATGGGAGCCAACGAGAGCCATTATTGTTTTG GTTTAGGAGACATGAAGGCGAAAATACGAAAACATCAAAATCCCTTTCTTGTGATCAAGGTAAGCACCAGATCCCTTTCTACTTTGAGATTCATTAAGAATCTAATTAGTTTTTCCTATATAATAATGTTTCATCAGAGAAACCAAAGGACTCACAGGATTATCATGGATCCGACCTTGTATAATGCTGCGATGAGAGGCAATATTGGAGATGCCAATTTTCTACTTGCTGATCATCTGAAAAGGGATGAAGAAAACGGCTACCAAGTCACTCCGAAGGGCAACACGGTCCTTCATGTCGCAGCCCTCTATGGCCACTCTAATTTCGCGAGAGAAGTCCTTAAGATTACTCCCGCATTATTATGctgtgaaaacaagaaaaatgaaaccGCTCTTCACATAGCAGCTAACGAAGGGCACACTGAAGTAGTACGTGTGCTACTTGCATGTGTAGAAGATCATAATACTAAGGAGAAACTTACGAGGATGACAGATGCTAGTGGAGATACAGTGCTGCACAAGGCCGTGCGGAGCCAACATCGAGATGTGGTTAAGCTCTTGGTGAAAGAAGATTCTGAATTTGAATTTCCGCCTAACCATGCACAGGAGACGCCACTGTATCTGGCGGCTGAATCTGGTTTTCATGATGCTTTGATTATCATCTTGGAATCCTGCAAGAAACTAACTTATGCTGCAGGTCCATCTAATAGAACGCCACTGCATGCAGCAGTAATTCAGGAACATAAAG ATTGCATTAGATCACTATGGCGATGGAATAAGCCATTATGCGAGGAACCTGACTTATGGGGTTGGAATTCACTGCACTATGCCGTTAAATTAGGATTGGAAGATCTAGTTTCTGATATGTTGGGGTGGAAAAAATCCTTAGTTTACCTTCCGGCAGCAGCGAAAATGACTGGACGGCAACAATTCACATTGCAGCTAGTGAAGGTGATGTAA
- the LOC107872158 gene encoding ankyrin repeat-containing protein ITN1, whose amino-acid sequence MDPTLYTAAVEGNISKGDFTLAEYLKREEENAYQVTPTGNTILHVAAHYGHSHFVAEVLKITPALLCHPNKKNEAALHIAANEGHIEVVHLLLSIDEHYKETLMRMTDENGDTALHKAVRSRHQDVARLWVKEDPEFEFPSNKARETPMYLAAESGLRDGLVEILNTCKQPTSSAGPLNRTPLHAAVIQEHKGMYIIFCRYCHNINISFRSLLLSFVSCTSTIVLFCCSIVLFWTVFSSAESLSETASPPLR is encoded by the coding sequence ATGGATCCAACCTTGTACACTGCTGCGGTGGAAGGCAATATCAGTAAAGGTGATTTTACACTTGCTGAATATCTGAAACGGGAAGAAGAAAATGCGTACCAAGTCACTCCAACGGGAAACACAATCTTACACGTGGCGGCACATTATGGCCACTCCCATTTCGTGGCAGAAGTCCTTAAGATTACTCCGGCGTTGTTATGCCATCCGAACAAGAAGAATGAGGCTGCGCTTCACATAGCAGCTAATGAAGGTCACATCGAAGTAGTCCACTTGCTACTTAGTATAGATGAGCATTATAAGGAGACACTCATGAGGATGACAGATGAGAATGGAGATACAGCCCTGCACAAGGCCGTGCGAAGCCGACATCAAGATGTAGCCAGACTGTGGGTGAAAGAAGATCCTGAATTCGAATTTCCATCAAACAAGGCGCGGGAGACACCAATGTATCTGGCAGCTGAGTCTGGTCTTCGTGACGGTTTGGTTGAAATCTTGAACACCTGCAAGCAACCAACTTCTTCTGCAGGTCCATTAAATCGAACACCTCTGCATGCAGCAGTGATTCAGGAACACAAGGGTATGTACATAATTTTTTGCCGCTACTGTCACAATATTAACATCTCTTTTCGATCTTTGTTACTATCTTTTGTTTCTTGTACTTCGAcaatcgtattattttgttgtagtattGTTCTGTTTTGGACTGTTTTTTCTTCAGCtgagagtctatcggaaacagcctcaccacctctgaggtag
- the LOC107871305 gene encoding serine/threonine-protein phosphatase 6 regulatory ankyrin repeat subunit A isoform X2 translates to MGANESHYCFGLGDMKAKIRKHQNPFLVIKRNQRTHRIIMDPTLYNAAMRGNIGDANFLLADHLKRDEENGYQVTPKGNTVLHVAALYGHSNFAREVLKITPALLCCENKKNETALHIAANEGHTEVVRVLLACVEDHNTKEKLTRMTDASGDTVLHKAVRSQHRDVVKLLVKEDSEFEFPPNHAQETPLYLAAESGFHDALIIILESCKKLTYAAGPSNRTPLHAAVIQEHKDCIRSLWRWNKPLCEEPDLWGWNSLHYAVKLGLEDLVSDMLGWKKSLVYLPAAAKMTGRQQFTLQLVKVM, encoded by the exons ATGGGAGCCAACGAGAGCCATTATTGTTTTG GTTTAGGAGACATGAAGGCGAAAATACGAAAACATCAAAATCCCTTTCTTGTGATCAAG AGAAACCAAAGGACTCACAGGATTATCATGGATCCGACCTTGTATAATGCTGCGATGAGAGGCAATATTGGAGATGCCAATTTTCTACTTGCTGATCATCTGAAAAGGGATGAAGAAAACGGCTACCAAGTCACTCCGAAGGGCAACACGGTCCTTCATGTCGCAGCCCTCTATGGCCACTCTAATTTCGCGAGAGAAGTCCTTAAGATTACTCCCGCATTATTATGctgtgaaaacaagaaaaatgaaaccGCTCTTCACATAGCAGCTAACGAAGGGCACACTGAAGTAGTACGTGTGCTACTTGCATGTGTAGAAGATCATAATACTAAGGAGAAACTTACGAGGATGACAGATGCTAGTGGAGATACAGTGCTGCACAAGGCCGTGCGGAGCCAACATCGAGATGTGGTTAAGCTCTTGGTGAAAGAAGATTCTGAATTTGAATTTCCGCCTAACCATGCACAGGAGACGCCACTGTATCTGGCGGCTGAATCTGGTTTTCATGATGCTTTGATTATCATCTTGGAATCCTGCAAGAAACTAACTTATGCTGCAGGTCCATCTAATAGAACGCCACTGCATGCAGCAGTAATTCAGGAACATAAAG ATTGCATTAGATCACTATGGCGATGGAATAAGCCATTATGCGAGGAACCTGACTTATGGGGTTGGAATTCACTGCACTATGCCGTTAAATTAGGATTGGAAGATCTAGTTTCTGATATGTTGGGGTGGAAAAAATCCTTAGTTTACCTTCCGGCAGCAGCGAAAATGACTGGACGGCAACAATTCACATTGCAGCTAGTGAAGGTGATGTAA
- the LOC107877111 gene encoding protein ACCELERATED CELL DEATH 6-like isoform X1: MDPTLYNAAMRGNIVDTNFLLADHLKRDEENGYQVTPKGNTVLHVAALYGHSHFAAEVLKVTPAMLRCQNKKNETALHIAANEGHTEVVRVLLACIEGHKKLTRMTDASGDTALHRAVRSQHLDVVKLLVKEDSEFEFPPNHAQETPLYLAAESGFHDALITILKSCKKSTCAAGPSNRTPLHAAVIQKHRDCIRSLWRWNKPLCEELDLWGWNSLHYAVKLGLEDVVSAMLGWKKSLVYLPAGSENDWTTAIHIAASEGDVNMINKLLNHCPDCRDMLNRNNQNALHVAVLNNQDKVVCSLLDSDKCDSLVDEPDSDGNTPLHLLAASGNHVPELINHPRAKKMSFNKQNQTPLDIALSCPKKEKLMEDLGSIGRVGKRDFEVKRKYKYTPNPNAETETGGKMQLREDDHDKAKKANQTIIESIMKVAQIHIVVATLIMTVTFAAGITLPGGFESDSDSPNQGMAILIRKTAFRAFVVSDAIAFTCSAVAIFIYFFMADVSPDPQKKKIVNKLYNLAAYFQFFSMLAVVIAFATGMFATLSHSLGLAVTVCFIGCLSILLYFLVLIYMARKI; encoded by the exons ATGGATCCGACCCTGTATAATGCTGCGATGAGAGGCAATATCGTAGATACCAATTTTCTACTTGCTGATCATCTGAAAAGGGATGAAGAAAATGGCTACCAAGTCACTCCGAAGGGCAACACGGTCCTCCATGTCGCAGCCCTCTATGGCCATTCCCATTTCGCGGCAGAAGTCCTTAAGGTTACTCCGGCAATGTTACGctgtcaaaacaagaaaaatgaaaccGCTCTTCACATAGCAGCCAATGAAGGGCACACTGAAGTAGTACGTGTGCTACTTGCATGTATAGAAGGTCATAAGAAACTCACGAGGATGACAGATGCTAGTGGAGATACAGCCCTGCACAGGGCCGTGCGGAGCCAACATCTAGATGTGGTTAAGCTCTTGGTGAAAGAAGATTCTGAATTCGAATTTCCGCCTAACCATGCGCAAGAGACGCCACTGTATCTGGCGGCTGAATCTGGTTTTCATGATGCTTTGATTACCATCTTGAAATCCTGCAAGAAATCAACTTGTGCTGCAGGTCCATCTAATAGAACGCCGCTGCATGCAGCAGTAATTCAGAAACATAGAG ATTGCATTAGATCACTATGGCGTTGGAATAAGCCTTTATGCGAAGAACTTGACTTATGGGGTTGGAATTCACTTCACTATGCTGTTAAATTAGGATTGGAAGACGTAGTTTCTGCTATGCTGGGGTGGAAAAAATCCTTAGTGTACCTTCCGGCAGGCAGTGAAAATGACTGGACAACAGCAATTCACATTGCAGCCAGTGAAGGTGATGTAAACATGATAAATAAGCTATTAAATCACTGCCCTGATTGTCGTGATATGCTTAACAGAAACAATCAAAATGCTCTTCATGTTGCCGTATTGAACAATCAAGACAAGGTAGTCTGCTCCTTATTAGACTCTGATAAGTGCGACAGCCTTGTTGATGAACCAGATAGTGACGGAAACACTCCTCTCCATTTGCTTGCTGCCTCCGGTAACCATGTGCCTGAATTAATAAACCATCCTAGAGCAAAGAAGATGTCATTTAACAAACAAAACCAGACTCCACTTGATATAGCATTATCGTGCCCAAAGAAG gagaaattgATGGAGGATTTGGGTAGCATTGGCCGAGTTGGAAAACGTGACTTTGAAGTAAAGCGGAAGTACAAGTACACACCCAATCCAAATGCTGAAACAGAAACAGGAGGCAAAATGCAACTGAGGGAAGATGATCACGATAAAGCTAAAAAGGCAAATCAAACAATAATTGAAAGTATTATGAAGGTAGCTCAAATCCATATTGTTGTGGCCACTTTGATAATGACAGTCACTTTCGCCGCTGGTATCACATTGCCAGGAGGTTTTGAGAGTGACTCCGATAGCCCTAATCAAGGGATGGCGATTCTAATAAGGAAAACAGCATTTCGTGCATTTGTTGTTTCCGATGCCATTGCCTTTACATGCTCAGCTGTTGCCATATTCATCTACTTCTTCATGGCAGATGTAAGTCCAGatcctcaaaagaaaaaaattgtaaataagCTTTATAATCTCGCAGCTTATTTTCAGTTCTTCTCAATGTTAGCAGTCGTAATTGCATTCGCAACGGGTATGTTTGCTACTTTATCACATTCACTTGGTCTTGCTGTTACTGTCTGTTTCATAGGTTGCCTCTCTATTTTATTGTACTTCTTGGTTCTTATTTATATGGCAAGGAAAATATAG